A portion of the Musa acuminata AAA Group cultivar baxijiao chromosome BXJ1-1, Cavendish_Baxijiao_AAA, whole genome shotgun sequence genome contains these proteins:
- the LOC135676598 gene encoding histone H3.2 encodes MARTKQTARKSTGGKAPRKQLATKAARKSAPATGGVKKPHRFRPGTVALREIRKYQKSTELLIRKLPFQRLVREIAQDFKTDLRFQSSAVAALQEAAEAYLVGLFEDTNLCAIHAKRVTIMPKDIQLARRIRGERA; translated from the coding sequence ATGGCGAGGACGAAGCAGACGGCGCGGAAGTCCACCGGGGGGAAGGCACCGAGGAAACAGCTGGCGACGAAGGCAGCCAGGAAGTCGGCCCCCGCGACCGGTGGCGTGAAGAAGCCTCACCGTTTCCGGCCCGGGACGGTGGCGCTCAGGGAGATCCGTAAGTACCAGAAGAGCACGGAGTTGCTGATCCGGAAGCTGCCCTTCCAGAGGTTGGTGCGGGAGATCGCGCAGGACTTCAAGACGGACCTCCGGTTCCAGAGCTCCGCTGTGGCGGCCCTTCAGGAGGCGGCCGAGGCCTATCTGGTTGGCCTCTTCGAGGACACCAATCTCTGCGCGATCCATGCGAAGAGAGTAACCATCATGCCCAAGGATATCCAGCTCGCTCGCAGGATCCGCGGTGAGAGGGCTTGA
- the LOC135679389 gene encoding RING-H2 finger protein ATL78-like: protein MLSSSALTAAPCGLQPLLKEVAPKRLLLHGPRFDSVAPVAAPASHKRNSFNAHVIMILAVVLCALIGAVVMSVVVRCALSVSRCVWPEVPREPGPCLPADYAAAARVKGEAVAAASGVIVYSSEQCGGGS, encoded by the coding sequence ATGTTGTCTTCTTCCGCTCTTACCGCTGCTCCATGTGGCCTTCAACCACTACTCAAAGAAGTGGCCCCGAAGAGGCTGTTGCTTCACGGTCCACGGTTCGACTCGGTGGCTCCTGTTGCCGCGCCGGCCTCGCATAAGAGGAACTCCTTCAACGCCCACGTGATCATGATCCTCGCCGTCGTCCTCTGCGCTCTAATCGGCGCCGTTGTAATGAGCGTCGTCGTCCGATGCGCGCTTAGCGTCTCGCGGTGTGTCTGGCCCGAAGTACCCCGGGAACCCGGGCCCTGCCTTCCGGCCGATTACGCGGCGGCTGCCCGGGTCAAGGGGGAGGCCGTCGCCGCAGCATCCGGCGTGATTGTGTACTCATCCGAACAGTGCGGCGGCGGGTCGTAG